CAGGGCGTGCGAATTATACGGCCTTTGGTCTACGTGCCAGGATGCGCCACCGCTGTCGACACGCCATATGTGAATGTTACCTTTGCAATCGCCAGATGCTAGAGTGCCCGGCTCGGCGCGACTCCAATCAAGGCCGAATCCTTCAGACAGATGGCCTTTAAACGCATATAACGGTTTAATGCCTGCACTCGCTTTATCACACTTATTACGATATGCGGCCAGCAACCAGCAAGCTAGGATTCTCAACTGCAGTCAACTGTTCTTGCAAGTTCCAGATATTTACACGTCCCAGTTCGCTCCAACTGGCAGCTAAGACTGTTCCACCAAGTTTTGTACATCTATAAAtgtcacaaataaaaatgtatgtagatatatacatttctgtAGTCATCAATTATGAATGACGGATCTTTTTAGAATACTTACCTCACCCTATTAATACATCCTTGGTGTTTTATAGGAGCGACGCTCATAACTGGTTTgcgctcgtcgtcgtcgtcttccgAATCGCTCGATTCGCTGTCTGAATCTTCAGAGCTCTGCTTATTACCGCGTAAATTAGACATTTTCATTACGAGGAGATTATTGACGTGCGCCTTGGCAGCTTGTGTCCCGGCGACTATGTACATGCTTAAAGGATAACTCTCTCTGGAGTTGCCCAAATCATCTGGTATCACATCGAAGCTGAGGCACGGCGCTCCAGATTGTGCATGGTGCAATAATCTGTATGCCGATTTATCCACAGTGAGTTCCTCCCCCTCTTCCAATGCCTGTCCCGGAAGGTACACCTGCGACTTGGTTTCCTCTCGACTTTCGTCCGCGTTCTCGCCCTCCATGGACTCGTCGCTGCTCTCACTGCTTTCGCTCTCGTTCGCGACACCCTCCATCGGCTCCTCCTTCATTTCCTCAGGTATATCTTCGAAATGGACAGGCATGTTAAGTAAACGCAACCGGTGACTGCAACGACGAattgtataattctttaataaaatatttaaaataatttgcattctaattaaaatatcgtatataCGTGCGATGTGTACCCTAACctcaaaaattgttttctccAAAATGTTACAGATTAGAAAGCTATATTAGCTAAACGTATTTCCAATTAAATTTGTACTCACTTAAAGAAATACgacgattaatttattattgattacgattatcttttcctttttaaatataggattaaataaatagctAGACTTTACGTTAAAAGTCACAGCTACTGCCACGCGGGATTATTCACCATCTGCGCCTGCGCCACCCTGCGCTGCGCTGTTCGCTGAGCTGCGCATGCTCgtcatgtacatacatacatacacataccatcaattatctttcatattatttgaatttctaataaatgttttatttttgcatctgGCATTTTGTTATGTGAAAATGTCTCACAAAAATCTAAAGTTACCATTTAGCTATACGAATGGTATGCAGATTCGCTTATCCATTAATTGTGGTgtcaaaatattcaaatagaAAGTTAAAGTTataggaaataaataaaccattGAAGATGTGTCGAGATAACAATGAGTCGATTCTTCAGTTGATGGGAGATACGTGCACTCGCGGCTGTCGTTTCTGCTCTGTCAAAATTGCACGTAGTAAACCACCGCCGTTAGATGCAGAGGAGCCAATCAATACCGCTAGCGCGATTGAGCGCGATAGTGGACTGGGGTTTGGATTATGTCGTTCTAACATCCGTGGATCGTGACGGTTAAtcatataaatcaataacacacacacacacacacacacacacacacacacacacacacacacacacacacacacacacacacacacacacacgcacgcacgcacgcacgcacgcacgcacgcacgcgcgcacgcgcacgcgcgcgcgcgttataattaattagtcgTTTACTATATATAGGCAGTCGCTGGCCGTATTGAAAGCAGCTAAGAAGTTCAATCCCAATTTAATCACGAAATCGTCGATAATGCTGGGACTGGGCGAAACCAACCAGGAAGTCGAACAGACTCTGCAGGATCTAAGAGACGCTGGTGTGGATGCTGTAACATTGGGGCAGTCATGCAACCTACCAAAAGACACTTAAAAGTCGTCGAATATGTAACACCTCAGAAATTTAAAGCATGGGAAAATTTGGGAAATTAACTAGGCTTCCTGTATACCGCCAGCGGTCCATTTAGTCCGGTCATCATATAAGGCCGGGGAATATTTCTTGGCAAATATACTAAAACAACGGAAGAAACTACAGATTGATAGTCACACTACATCGTGAATGGAAGCAATGTAGATGAATGTTTAGCCAAGATATAATAGGAAatcaatataaacaataaatttacagACATTGCGAAAAGAAAATCATCGCAATTTAGTGATAGAATGATCTGAACAATAACATATTACTATTAATGGattgataataaatgtttcgtCATCTATAGGTTTTTACTGTTGTtacaaaattgagatatttaatcataaaatgcagctttacgttatatataaattgaatgcaaataaaatttatattactactATTTTAATCCGTATCCATGGCAATAGCAACTTGAGGATCTTGTAGACCTTCGTCGGCTGGCGGATCTTGCGGAGGTCTGGCGTCGTCTTGCACAGCTGGCTCAGTAGGCCTTCCACGTTTATCGTCCCCTTCAATTTGGGACAAATAAGCAGCCTTCGTAGTTTCGTCGAGAATAGTGAAATCGTAACCCTTTCCTACTATCCCAATTGATAcattctgaaatatataagcGAGATGTAGTATCTTTTTCAAATCAagattaattcttaaaattatgtatcaaGATTCTTATTATAAGTATTGTATCATTTGCTGCACATTTAGTAACAtcataaagattatatatacatgtatatatgtatgtatacagaGCGTGTGTCCTAGAAggaaaagttaatattttagaagGTGATGATATCGgtcattttaaacaaaaatgttcATATGAACAAGGTTCCTATTCCTATTCCGAACAGTTTCCGAGATGGAGCTATTTGAATATACAGTTGCAAAATTACTGATAAGAAAGAGATACTACGTACTGTTTCCAATTTATTGTTCAAGTGACACATTTTTACAGAAGAATGGATACACGAGACGAACTGCTCGGTCAAATAATGGATACTATTGCATAAAAGAACGTCACAATGCACTCAGACAAGCAACACGCCATGTTCTCACAAACGTTGATAAATGCATTGATGTTAATGAcagaattttagaaaatttattgtaaggtgtaaaaaaatgtgtcacttgaataataaattagaaacaGTATATAGCATCTCTCTTATCAGTATTTTTACAACTATACATTCAAATAGCTCTATTTCGAAAGTTATTTAGAATAGAACACTCATTCATGATGGATCGATACCATCACCTCTCAAAATATTAAACCTTTCTTCCTGGGACATcctatatatgtgtatatgtatattagctAGATTATATGAAATGATACGTGACTCCGTGTGATCACGATTGACTCGCAGTCGACGAACCCAGGATTTGATCCCGACTTTCATCCTGTCTTCATTTTATAAGTGCAAGGAACACGAAATGAGAGTACAGCTGGTCAAATCTACTTACCTTCACTGATAAATCGACTTCATTAGATAGAGTATCACGTAACGCTCTAAGGCCATGCTTGACTAACTCATCAAGATCGcatgataaaaattcactTAAGTGTTTCTCTAAGTATGTCCTTGCGCTTTGGGAACGTGATCCTATGGCCATCGCTTTACAGTCGAAATAATTTGCTGACGGACAAGTCTGATATATATGGGGCCCTTGATCCTATCAGGGATGATCATTGTTAGAGAGACATATTTGACATATAATGAATTATACGCTGTAATcttcaaaaaattcttacatCATATCCAGCCACGAGTAAGCCAACGCCATATGGACGTCGATCATATCTTTGTGTACACGTTTGCATCTTATTTCCCAGAGATGTAATTAAACGACCCACAGGTAATGTATCATCGTGAGCATACTTGTAATTCAGACATTCGGTCCGCATATAACGGCtgcaaatataaacataataatttgttattctaAGTTAACCTTTTTGCTAGTAATTACTACAATATACagcagaaaaatataaataaaatttaaaacataattataaatgtgtttaaaaaaacttgCACTTAAGGGGGGAGGGTCAATAGTAAACGGCCgttttttcccaaattttttttaaacagatgaaagatttattaaatcaaaacaAAGTACATCATAATATTCATGatttaaggtgatcctaaagccgtgatcctagccggtttttttcagtttttttcttagcactaatcttttaattggctttatagaaatgcaaaattcttgtctagaattaaagtacgcatcaaaatctaggtcatgatggtcgaatttatatcgaaaacaaaaaaaaattaatattttttgttatacgtgacgaccaccacatataaattcgaccaccatgacctagattttgatgcgtactttaattctagacaagaattttgcatttctataaagccaattaaaagattagtgctaagaaaaaaaccgaaaaaaaccggctaggatcacggctttaggatcaccttaagatttaaggtgatcctaaagccgtgatcctagccggtttttttcagtttttttcttagcactaatcttttaattggctttataaaaatgcaaaattcttgtctagaattaaagtacgcatcaaaatctaggtcatggtggtcgaatttatatgtggtggtcgtcacgtataacaaaaaatattaattttttttcgtttccgatataaattcgaccaccatatgacctagattttgatgcgtactttaattctagacaagaattttgcatttccataaagccaattaaaagattagtgct
The nucleotide sequence above comes from Temnothorax longispinosus isolate EJ_2023e chromosome 4, Tlon_JGU_v1, whole genome shotgun sequence. Encoded proteins:
- the LOC139811166 gene encoding proteasome subunit alpha type-1-like; the encoded protein is MFRNQYDSDVTVWNPQGELRQLEYAMEAVKLGSATLGIKSKTHAVLIALERALSELSAHQKKIIPIDKHMGISISGLTADARILSRYMRTECLNYKYAHDDTLPVGRLITSLGNKMQTCTQRYDRRPYGVGLLVAGYDDQGPHIYQTCPSANYFDCKAMAIGSRSQSARTYLEKHLSEFLSCDLDELVKHGLRALRDTLSNEVDLSVKNVSIGIVGKGYDFTILDETTKAAYLSQIEGDDKRGRPTEPAVQDDARPPQDPPADEGLQDPQVAIAMDTD
- the L(2)09851 gene encoding LOW QUALITY PROTEIN: glutamate-rich WD repeat-containing protein 1 (The sequence of the model RefSeq protein was modified relative to this genomic sequence to represent the inferred CDS: deleted 1 base in 1 codon), whose translation is MPVHFEDIPEEMKEEPMEGVANESESSESSDESMEGENADESREETKSQVYLPGQALEEGEELTVDKSAYRLLHHAQSGAPCLSFDVIPDDLGNSRESYPLSMYIVAGTQAAKAHVNNLLVMKMSNLRGNKQSSEDSDSESSDSEDDDDERKPVMSVAPIKHQGCINRVRCTKLGGTVLAASWSELGRVNIWNLQEQLTAVENPSLLLLAAYRNKCDKASAGIKPLYAFKGHLSEGFGLDWSRAEPGTLASGDCKGNIHIWRVDSGGASWHVDQRPYNSHALHSVEDLQWSPNEKNVLASCSVDKSIKIWDTRASPQNACMLTASGAHTADINVISWNPKENQFLVSGGDDGFLHVWDLRQFGSDGASPVATFKQHTAPVTTVEWHPTEATVFASGGADDQIAQWDLSVEADHTEEPQDSVLAKLPPQLLFIHQGQSDIKELHWHSQCPGTMISTAHSGFNIFRTISV